In Thermodesulfobacteriota bacterium, the following are encoded in one genomic region:
- a CDS encoding prolyl oligopeptidase family serine peptidase: MTDYSGIVSKYEGQWAGRPRNVGEGVLFSYYGPGAQNVFISGDMNGWNSDVSRLVKGHDDVWRAIFRLRRGRSYDYKFIVDGSWTTDPNNPDLNPDTSGGANSVVYIGESGEVLQADNPERKKFTLEGRGISHTFFDSARYKRRFDLFYVLPPNYDDEIPPPAVICLNNYIKSQDIEKHCRKNGYLGIMPAPEIGGDFIRQGKLDIFAELLAFVKQKFRVDESRVYLTGMSNGGLEAFLASMYYPDVLAASALVFGPYRLRNYKDSVKGMNRDALVGFLEGLDFPHRMLLNLGNLPVYISHGGADEAVPAADAATLNEILEKLGGRVKFNFYPNEGHTWMMVDDDLPHVFEWFENFKLEKYPKSVYYTAPFGVFKNRAYWTEFMPYELTRPVKVKAEVNGKKKLKTAVENVKRVILRPSRKLIDMAQKPNIETGNDSAGVETDQEKNIITITY; the protein is encoded by the coding sequence ATGACAGACTACAGCGGGATTGTTTCGAAATACGAGGGACAGTGGGCAGGGAGGCCGAGGAACGTCGGCGAGGGTGTGCTTTTCAGCTATTACGGGCCCGGCGCGCAGAACGTATTCATATCCGGGGACATGAACGGATGGAACAGCGACGTCAGCAGGCTCGTCAAGGGACACGACGACGTGTGGCGCGCTATATTCAGGCTGCGGCGCGGAAGGTCGTACGACTACAAGTTCATAGTTGACGGGAGCTGGACCACCGACCCCAACAATCCCGACCTCAACCCCGACACGTCGGGGGGTGCGAACTCGGTCGTGTACATAGGAGAAAGCGGCGAGGTCCTTCAGGCGGACAATCCCGAGAGGAAGAAGTTCACTCTCGAAGGCAGGGGCATATCGCACACGTTCTTCGATTCTGCCAGGTATAAGCGACGCTTTGACCTCTTCTACGTCCTCCCGCCGAACTACGACGACGAGATACCGCCGCCCGCCGTCATATGCCTGAACAATTACATAAAATCGCAGGATATCGAAAAGCACTGCAGGAAGAACGGCTACCTCGGGATAATGCCCGCGCCCGAGATCGGCGGGGATTTCATAAGGCAGGGGAAGCTCGATATATTCGCCGAGCTCCTCGCGTTCGTAAAGCAAAAATTCAGGGTGGACGAGAGCAGGGTATATCTCACGGGAATGTCCAACGGCGGGCTCGAAGCGTTCCTCGCGTCGATGTACTACCCCGACGTCCTCGCCGCCTCGGCGCTCGTATTCGGCCCCTACAGGCTGAGGAATTACAAGGACTCGGTGAAGGGGATGAACAGAGACGCCCTTGTCGGGTTCCTGGAGGGGCTCGACTTCCCGCACAGGATGCTGCTCAACCTCGGGAATCTCCCCGTTTACATATCGCACGGCGGGGCGGACGAAGCCGTGCCCGCGGCTGACGCTGCGACTCTCAACGAGATACTGGAGAAGCTCGGCGGAAGGGTGAAGTTCAACTTCTACCCGAACGAGGGGCACACGTGGATGATGGTGGACGACGACCTTCCCCACGTATTCGAATGGTTCGAAAATTTCAAGCTGGAAAAATACCCGAAATCGGTTTACTACACAGCGCCGTTCGGGGTTTTCAAGAACAGGGCTTACTGGACGGAGTTCATGCCCTACGAGCTTACGAGGCCCGTCAAGGTCAAGGCCGAGGTGAACGGAAAGAAGAAGCTCAAGACGGCCGTCGAGAACGTAAAACGGGTTATCCTGAGGCCGTCGCGCAAGCTCATCGATATGGCGCAGAAGCCGAATATCGAAACCGGGAACGACTCGGCCGGCGTGGAAACGGACCAGGAAAAGAACATAATAACCATCACGTATTAA
- a CDS encoding alpha/beta fold hydrolase, which produces MKISDFMEQELISIPYGMGKIDALYYRSTAPGRGDGMGTVVIHVHGFLGNFLEGSQRFLPPLLARKGYSSLCINTRLATFGLFFGYGIIDDTIPQLDAAIIYLKKLGYNSIVLSGYSIGGSVVLRYASLRSDASKFPSLKGIIAVSTPYSNPDSVRRRWERWGSNPSYDEIYRRVRETLRPDPMHTAEDRTMVIYRARGDTLNPEHTELYTYKTWWFLAGPEAESAKCYKQITEINIPLLLIQGRRDQDLRPEEAEDLASLAAHAGNGDASALYLDAAHDFEGCEETLGKAVTSWLDRRLGAGPG; this is translated from the coding sequence ATGAAGATATCGGATTTCATGGAGCAGGAGCTTATCTCCATCCCCTACGGGATGGGGAAAATCGATGCGCTCTACTACAGGAGCACGGCCCCCGGGCGCGGGGATGGAATGGGGACCGTCGTAATACACGTCCACGGCTTTCTGGGGAACTTCCTCGAAGGCTCGCAGAGATTTCTGCCTCCTCTCCTGGCGAGGAAGGGGTATTCGTCCCTCTGCATCAACACGAGGCTCGCCACGTTCGGTCTCTTTTTCGGCTACGGGATCATCGACGACACCATACCGCAGCTCGACGCCGCCATAATCTATCTGAAGAAGCTCGGTTACAACAGTATCGTCCTCTCGGGGTACAGCATCGGGGGGAGCGTCGTTTTAAGATACGCCTCGCTCAGGAGCGACGCATCGAAATTTCCGTCGCTGAAGGGCATAATCGCCGTTTCGACGCCCTACTCGAACCCGGATTCGGTCAGAAGAAGGTGGGAGAGGTGGGGCAGTAATCCTTCCTACGACGAGATATACAGGAGAGTGAGGGAAACGCTCAGGCCCGACCCGATGCACACGGCCGAGGACCGCACGATGGTGATATACAGGGCGCGCGGCGATACCCTCAACCCCGAGCACACGGAGCTCTATACGTACAAAACGTGGTGGTTTCTCGCCGGGCCCGAGGCGGAATCGGCCAAGTGCTACAAGCAGATAACCGAAATAAACATCCCGCTCCTTCTCATACAGGGGCGGCGGGACCAGGACCTCCGGCCCGAGGAAGCGGAAGACCTCGCAAGCCTCGCGGCACACGCGGGGAACGGCGACGCAAGCGCGCTATACCTCGACGCCGCGCACGATTTCGAGGGATGCGAGGAGACTCTGGGCAAGGCAGTGACGAGCTGGCTCGACCGAAGGCTGGGTGCCGGGCCGGGTTAG
- a CDS encoding SAM-dependent chlorinase/fluorinase, whose translation MGIITLTTDFGAGDHYAGVMKGVIAGINPSAIVIDITHGIGAYNIAEAAFKLHASYGYFPGGAVHVAVVDPGVGSARRAIAAEAGGYLFVGPDNGVFSMVFDKSGVDRIIEITNPAFMLPSVSRTFHGRDIFAPAAAHLSRGVALEDLGNGLSSYERLDIRPPLDDGDVIEGRAVYADRFGNLVTNIPGSVITEGARIRAGDMIIDGMSASYADGKEGELIALTGSSGFLEISINKGSALEFFGGKLPEVKIPKI comes from the coding sequence ATGGGGATAATCACTCTTACCACGGACTTCGGCGCGGGCGACCACTACGCGGGCGTCATGAAGGGCGTTATCGCCGGCATAAACCCCTCCGCCATTGTCATAGACATAACCCACGGCATCGGGGCCTATAACATCGCCGAGGCCGCGTTCAAGCTCCACGCCTCGTACGGCTACTTCCCCGGAGGAGCCGTACACGTGGCCGTCGTCGATCCGGGCGTCGGGAGCGCGCGGAGGGCCATCGCGGCAGAGGCCGGGGGCTACCTCTTCGTTGGGCCCGATAACGGCGTCTTCTCTATGGTATTCGATAAATCAGGCGTGGACCGTATCATCGAGATAACGAATCCGGCGTTCATGCTGCCGTCCGTGAGCAGGACGTTTCACGGAAGGGATATATTCGCGCCGGCCGCCGCCCATCTTTCGAGGGGCGTAGCGCTTGAAGACCTGGGAAACGGGCTTTCGTCGTACGAAAGACTCGACATCCGACCTCCGCTGGACGACGGGGATGTTATAGAGGGCCGAGCCGTATACGCGGACAGGTTCGGGAATCTCGTCACGAACATCCCGGGGTCCGTTATTACCGAGGGGGCCCGTATCAGGGCGGGGGACATGATTATAGACGGAATGTCCGCGAGCTACGCGGACGGGAAAGAAGGGGAGCTTATAGCGCTCACAGGGAGCTCAGGGTTCCTCGAAATCTCAATAAACAAGGGGAGCGCCTTGGAATTCTTCGGCGGGAAGCTCCCGGAAGTGAAAATACCGAAGATTTAA